The Cheilinus undulatus linkage group 21, ASM1832078v1, whole genome shotgun sequence region agtcaAATAACTTTTGAGCGATAAATTGTTGCCTcatacttgtttttcctcctgaagCTAGCCGCTGTGTTTTCCCATTGACGCTGTTAATGTCTTTGAATCCCGTGCGGCAAGATTtttagtgagcctggaactcgtgtgacttttggggactttgaTAATGAAATCCACACCAGAAAACCCGATATTGAGcgtcttttttatccattttaatcaaattacaaTCATTTTATTACCGCTAGCTGGAATGCCAACTGCCATATTGTTACTCTCTGTgagtgtctgtcagccaataggcTATCTGTACACAACAATTGTTAATATGCAAGTTGTAAGTTTTACATTGTATTTGGAAAAGTGCAAaagtttatattaaaaaaagagacagcCTGTGATGCAACCCCATGTCTTATTGtttcttttaatatttagcagcaaaactcaataatcagcagggaAACAACCTTAGGGTcgcagagatgctgtacatttacaattctatttgttgagcatGTTCctagtcaaatataggtctaaaataatttgctactCTGCACAATCAGTccagaaagaaacaaacaacaacaacaaaaattatCCATGTATCCTTGTATGCCTTTAATCTTATAAACATTCGATGTACGCATACCTATTAACATTGGGtcagaaatataaataaaaacataaacatggaAGGGGTCTAgccaaacaaaaaaggaaattcatATTAATACATCAAACCTCAGTCTGATATCTAAGTAGGCCAAGGCCCTTCTTTTCACAGCTGACAAAATAATGCTCAAATTAACTCCTTGATCCTTGCCCAAATCTTCAAGAACTGATGCTGCTGAACAGAAACCAGTTCCAAATAATCATTAAGCCAATTGTCAACATCAAAACAATTTGGTTTCCTCACCTTCCAATTCACAAGTATTGTTAGTTTCACAGACAGAAAAGCTAACCCGATCAAAGTTACTCCATCAATCCTACCTCCCAGTAGACCCACCTGTGGACACAAAGTGAAATTTACATTCAAAATcctacacaaacattttttcacattgaTCCAGAATCTCTGGACCTCTGGACAATGCCAAAATGGGTGCATGAGGGTCCCAGTTACTCCACAGCTGTGCCAGCACAAATCTGAGGCATTActgttcattttctttcatttatgtGGGGTTATATATGGCTGCCATAGAATCTTCAATTGGATTACTTTGTACCTCACACATTTTGAAATTGTAAAATTGATACTTTTCAATTTTACTTGAGAAGATTTATCGACCactaactttacttttacttaagttaaTTTTGTCTAGGGTAACTGTacactacttttacttgagtacaataatcATGCACTTTTTCCACATCAATTCACACGAGTGCCAGTACCACACGATAATGATGATCTAAATCTGGATGCAAAAAATATCTCATCAGGAAATTTTTGAAGATTAAAGAACAAAAAGTAGCCCACGTGCTCCACTGATTATGTGAAACATGACAGGTTTACTTGACCCACACTTGGATTTTGATCCAATAGCCAATGTCTCTGCATAGTGCTGAGTTGATGCTAGACATTTATCAACTCTGCACCTCTGCAAAGTGATAGTTTAGGATTCTCCAAGTCTttgcaaaaaatgaaacatttagtATCTGCCCTTTCATTATTAACCTAATTTATCAACCTGACCCTCACTGATATCACTCTGTACTTTCTGCTCTGGTTGTATTTTCCTGTCTTGTGTTGTCTCTTTGTTCTCTCTTGTTCCTGTTACACAGACAGAAGTTAGAAGACAGACAGTATACTGTCTGTCTCTTCTGCCATGTACTTCTGTACTGTACTGCCAacaacatgattaaaaaataacaaagaaatgtaaagGGATTATCAAGATTTTGCAGTTCCACATGTTTAGACAAATAAACTTGTTTTGCCCCTTAAATTTCTGTTTGAATCCCTTGAATGCATATTTATGTGACCCATTTTAGCTAAAAACCCTGGCCCATTGTACCTGACTGTTAGAGCTAAAATGGGCCAGTGTCTAatatgaccccccccccccccaaaaaaagtttatgtttagaaattaagtttttttttaattcacaaaagcatgtcaaataaataatcaaatgtATGTTACCTTATTTATGAACTTTCTAAAAAATCTCTCTATAACAAGCTGACACCGTCAATCAGCTGTAAACCatcaaaaaacacttcaaaatcagCCACCATGATTGGCAGATACATTTCAAGAAGCTATGATACTCCAACCTTATCTGGCTCATTTCAGCAGAATTCACCCTGTTAAGCCCCAAAAGTAGATAAGAAAATAGTATAATTTAGCCTACCATGGGTCATATTTGCCTGGTAGGCAGAGTGTCAGTCATTCAGTTTTCATGTGTGTTCAAGTGTTTCCCTTCATTTTCCCTTCAGTTTTCCCTTCACATTAATTTCATTCAATACCAATTATATATTCCACTGAGTCTTTACATatctaaacaacaacaacaaaaactcaTGTATTCAAAATTAAAACCCAATAAATTTCCTCAATCGGTTTAATCTACTTTCATACTTTTGTGATTCAAGCCCCTACCGGCAACCGGAAGTCAGGCGGTGGGTCAATTACGTCATCACGCAAACATGACGCTTGAGGAAGTGCGGTCGTTTAATGCTAGTGGAGGGTGCATGACAGAGCTCTACTGAAGTTGCCCTGTGAGAGCTGTCTCAGTGCGGTAGGAGGTTAACGCTGTGCAGAGACGAGGAAACAGGGTGAGGGTTTAATTTCACTCTTCAGAGAGGctgaaaaaatgtcattgttcTGTCAAATGAAGAGTACAGCCGAAGCTAACAGTAGCGTTAGCCGCGCAGCTAATGCTGAGGATCCTCTTCAAGTTGGTGTTGTCATATCCTATTACTGAGCATCGCCTCGCCGGAGCCTGTATTTCACTACTCTGAGACAAATTTTACTAAACAGACGACTTATAAACTGTCACTCGAAGATATCATTCACTTTTGATATAATCCTGGCGCTTGTATACTTGAAAATACAGTGAACAGTGAGCTGTAAGTCttgttttgaaattgaaaattaaGAAATCATAACGAGAATTTTTCGCTATTTTTATATCCTGCTACCTGAAATTGATAATAGAAAAATGTACTACTTGTACAAAATATTTAGAATAGGTGACAATGAACTGTCTCTTTTTGCTGCAGTCCGACCAACAATCACAAAGTactattttctgtctctttcttctcCAGGAATAAGATGTCTTCCCCTGAACCCATTATCCGGTCGAGACAGGCTGAGAGAGAAGTCAATGGAGTTTCAACGCAGGTCGTCTGTACCGAGTTCAGCAATTATATATTCATAGTTCTCACTCAGTATGGCAAAATTGGGACATTGGTGTCTGTCACACCTGACTCCAGAGCTAATGATATCAGCACCCCAACGTTCTCCACCAAAGTACTGCTGGGCAAAGATGAGGTACGCTTGGATGAAATTATTCAGATAGGTTTTGTATTAGTAAGATGTAGACTTATTCACAGGACATCAGGCAGACTTGTTGCGGCACAGGGTAACTAATTTCACGCTCTAAATTCATGCTGTGAAAGGGCAGACGAGATTGGCTTTGATTTGCTGTTGTAAATAGAGAGAATCAGATGTGTGCAGGCACAGTTCAGTGCCGTTTGAGTCAATACGATGAAATCTATTTTAGCTCTGAATTAATGTGAAATTTAGAACTGGCATTTATtacaaaaattaatcaaaagtttaaaaaagtgattATGTTTTGTTGTACTGTTAGCCAAGCTTCTAGTTACAGTGAATACAGGGATTTTAGACTTTTCGGgtcaatttaaaacaattacACTTGCACTTCTGTAGGTTTATGTCAGGTAAGTGTTAAAGaaatcactcactcagtcaAACAGACTAAATGAAACAATTACTGATTACCTTAGTGTATAGAGGTGAAGCATTTTTCAACAGCAGATTCTTTACTTGTGAAGTCCCCTGAATGAGAGTGTAACAAAATAGCTTACTACCATCATTAAAATATAACCAAGTCATTATGTAGCAACAGCAGACAATTCTTTATTTGGCAGAACTTCCCGCAGAATAAACTGCAATTTCATGATATGTGAAGCGTAGCCAAATCAATTGTGCTGCAGCAAAATTCAACTAAATCAAGTTGATGCTACATACCCTATATGCAAACATAATGTGAACACTTGCATTGTAAAATAATTGAGTTGCATTCTTAAtgctgtagaaaaaaaacattttaagaggAGGATGTAATTTCTTTTATCAATGAGAGTTTACATTGTGTagtccttttcaaaaacaatagCCACATTTCTGATTGTGATCCTGTAATATTTGATTTGTGTTTCTATTTCCAGCCACTGATTCATGTCTGTGCCAAACACCTGGCGACATTTGTGTCACAAGAAGCTGGAAACCGGCCTGTTTTACTGGGACTTGCACTTAAGGATTCCTCCTTAGACACAATAACACAAATGAAAGAGGTCATCAAAAGTTGTCAAGTCTGGTAGGAAATGACATGGTCATTGAAAATGGAAGTAAAACCTTGAGATATGACGAACATTCAGTAATTGTAACTCCTGAGGTACACATGCTACCCACACACTTAACATGGAAATCAAAGCTAAGCTCCATGCTTTTAACATGACAAATGAATTAGTTCACAACTGATGTCCAAGGGGCACATCTCCAATTagttgctacttttaaactctttaCAGATTGCCCATAATTGAGTTAAAATTGGCTTGTATACCAAGATGGAAAAGATGTATCAAAGTTGTCAGTCTGGTTAAAAAGTGCATCAAGGCTTTTTTAGTGattgagtgttttattttttatccttCGTACCTTTTTCTGtctatatttgtatttttgtatttttcaattaaatctCTATTGCATCATGAGGagaaataaaatgttgcttCAAAacttcttgtcatttttttttaagtaccaATGGAAATGTTTTACTTAATTACTAAATAACTGAGATATTTTGAGACAACCTGATCCCTTAGAGAGGtacttttttacctttaatctTCACATCTGCAGAGGTAATCGACACTAACAATGACTGCATATGTTGAAATGTCAATATTCTGATGGCTTGGCTAACATTTGAAGACAAAGAGGCATCAGTTTCAAATGGTAACTTTTGAATAACCATTCTGAAACTCAACTTAcctttgtattttgaccttaatAAGTAATGCAGAATATCTTAAATACCACTGAGTTCCcccatcattttttaaatagtaTTTAATATATTATTCAATTCACTTCCAATGATCAATTGTAGATGTGTTTCACGTGTAGCCTACTGTCAAGTTGTAATGTCAACATGGCTATAAGCATTCTGAGTTGATATTGAAAGTgaaatttatttcaaatatgtATGCAAGACAGTGAAAAATGTTCATGCAAATACTGACAGGAGACTTACAGGAAAACAGTAAGCACGGTGCAgtataaaaaatgcagtttacTTTTAATCATCCCATGGTAAAGGATCAAagaatatcatattttattattactattttgtTCCGCCCTCAGAACTGCTAAAAAGAATATTTTAGATATGTATACTGTCAAGTTTATAGTTGGAGTTACTCATTCATGGTTATTTTCGTTAAAACGTTGATTATAGCCTaagtttttgttgatttttttttttatcatttcaggttttttttttttgttttttgtttttttttttttgtttgtttttggttgtttttttttgttttgttttgtttttgttttttgtttattacaCTAAATTGTACTaactcaaaatgtatttaaatgccAGAATAAAATGTTACCCATACATGTAACTTTGTATTCTGAGATGCAGTATTTTAATGTTCTTTCGGCTTTAACCTTAATCCGTCGAAGATAAAGGAAGCGTGATGACGACATATGTAGAGCAGTTGGCACGTGATCAGTTCACCTGTACCCAACCTGTTTATCTCTTCCGCTCCTCTGACTCGCCTCATAAGGATACACTCAAATCCCCCTTTGTTTACTCTGGGAGTTTGCTTTTACCTGGTTTCACAGAGTAAACGCCTTTGCTTTCtaatgtttcctgttttttaggCTACAGgttttgtttgatatttttaacgTTTTTGTCGCCGGCTGCGTGGACTTCGACCTCGGTCTGATACCTGTCTCGAACAAGGAAGTCCAGTTTGCTGAACCCGTCTGTGACAGAGACGACGGGTCCTTTGTAAATGGCAGTTATTGAGCTCGgataagatttctaaaaaggcCATTTATTCtcgtcttttttttgttttataacgCTGGCTTGTGACATTTGTGGGCAGTGGGCAGAAGTTACGAGTCAAACGGAATAAAGCTTCGTCTCCCTTTCAAGGGACAAGGTGAGCTGTTGACGGCGAAGCAGGTGCTCATCAAGATACTGATCTGTGGAACACAGTCGGACAGTTTGCCACTTACAGGAACAGGATTTGTTTTGTGATGAGTTTGTTTATTCAAATGTTGAATTTGTCCGTCTAACATTATGTACTAGATGAGTTTAATAAAATCTAGGGCTGTTATTGTTATATGCCCCTGCTCTACACTgactttatgtgtttttctctcttcagaTGAACGCAACCTTTGTAAATGTGGATCCACCAGCAGATAATACTTCTTTTGTTCACCTGGATGCACCCATCCTTCCAGAAAAGTCAGACATCTCCAATATGACCATCATCAGAACAGTCAATGGGTCAATCATAGAGgatcagatgtttttgaacacaGTGACTGCTCAGGCCCTCTCAGGGATATTTGTCTGGTCTGCCCTGCTCATAACGTGCCACCAGGTGAGTTTACAAAAGAACCACAAGAgtatttttaaataacaattCCTTAGAATCACAGCAGCCGCTCTGAGTAATTCAGTTTTAAAGCAGTGTATACTCACTGATGTAGAAGTGTAATCAGAGATGGTTGGTGACAGAGTACCTCCCTTGCCAGAGGACAGTTACAGGCTTCTGTATCCATAAAGGATTATTACCTTACAGCGCACTGTTGTGAATTCAGTCCCTGCTCACACTCATGCTTTGTCTTATCTAGTCATAAAGTAGTTCATTCTTTCCAGGCAGGTATTATTCTCACTCTCTGTGCTTGCATTGCCCCACTGCATTGTGGGTATGCTTTGGCTCCCTCAGTGTTGATAGTGACTATCAGATTAAAATGGATGGAAATCCTTTAGCTGATTAAAGGACAATGAATTCACCATGAGCTCGCTCTGTGTGGGAGCAAAAAGATGGTCAGGAAGAATCAGCAGTTCAGCACAGCCCACCTTTACCCAGAAACCATTTCATAGCCACAGTAAATGAGTGTTTCCTCTTGTGTGGGTGAGTTACCCACTGTGCACAGATGATAGCTTATCATTATGGTTTTATCATTCGCAGAGAATGCAGCAGGGTGCAGTGTATTATCAGCAGGGAAATCAATTGATATTGAGATAACATTTGCAGCATTATAAAGGATGAgcgtgttgtttttttgtttgctgcGGTTTTAATAGTCCCCAGATTTAGTCGATTGAATGCTCATCCATCCAGCATCCTCACCAAGatcatggtttttttttttgcacacagaTGGCTATAACCACAAAAGAGTTGGTGTGATTTGGGAAGCTTTCTAAGCTTTTTAATATCCTCACACAGCATCCACATGTTGCATCCTGAGATCCAAACCCAATCGTTGTTTAGGGATTTGTGACTCAATATACAGCAAATTGGTTTCTATCTTTTTAATATAGCACTTGTTTGGCCAAACACTTGCCGGCAAGACTTTCTAATTGAACAAATAAATAGCAAGTGTACCGCAGGGAGAACGGAGCTGGTTTGCAACAGGCAAGCATCTGTCACAGAGGGAGGATAAAATGGTCTGCAGGACTAGTGTTGCAATGCTGGTGGTGTTTCATCTGACTGGGCTCCAGAGGATTGGTATAGAGTCTTAAACTCGCATTCTGAATACTAAACACAAGAGACAATGACCTTAGTTCCCCTGTGCCGTAAAGTGGCCAATGCTTTTCAGACTGGTAATTGCTGGAGTGTGGATCGTTCTGTCTTGGTAGGTATATTGGTCCCTTTGCAACTTAGCACTTGGGATTAAGAGCTGTGTACTACACTTATCTTGTGCCATGTTGCTGCATCGTGGTCTACATATGCTTCTACCTTtataaaatgtgcacaaatCTGTCTTTAGTTATATTTTTTCAGTACTGTGGCTTCCTATTCTATTACAGCAGAAATGACACAAAAGTCATGCTTTtcaagggggggggggcattatACTGCACACACAGCAGAGATTTTCATGCCTTGAAATACTTATCTTATCCTGATGTTTCAAGCAAATGGTGTTTTTACTTCACAGTCTACTTCACTCTGCATGTAGAGGTGGACAAATGCATCACACCTCCAACTTCACAGTAATCAAGCTTTAATGTGCAACATGTTGTTTTGCCTCCTCGACAAATGAAGGCTTTATATAAATGTTCAGACTCCTTAAGATaagttcagaaaaaaataatgaactaCTGAACCACAGAGGGACTCTTTTTAGTGCTGCAGCAACTTGTGATTTAACAGATGATTTTAATGTCAGGAATTCAGATACATCAACGTAACAAAGTGCAACATAAACATTCACTTAATCAACTCACTCAGGGAAAAGATGGTGTGTTATGTGTCATTGTTTGACAAGAAATGGGTTGTTGAGTTGTTTCCCTGCTGAAATTAGTTTGTGCTGCAATTAAGGCTTGAGTTTAGGATGTATATTAAGGATGCGCAATATTGCACTGTTCTGTTGATGTTCATAGCAGATGCATCGGCCTTGCATATcagcaaaacaaatcaaatatttggCCTAAATGTTGGCAAAATGTATATCTGTTCCATAAGTTATATGGTGTCACACATTCAAGGGATGCACAATTAGCCCTTAACATGATACAACATGAATGGCATCAGACT contains the following coding sequences:
- the psmg3 gene encoding proteasome assembly chaperone 3; translated protein: MSSPEPIIRSRQAEREVNGVSTQVVCTEFSNYIFIVLTQYGKIGTLVSVTPDSRANDISTPTFSTKVLLGKDEPLIHVCAKHLATFVSQEAGNRPVLLGLALKDSSLDTITQMKEVIKSCQVW